ACCGTGGCGATCAGCCAGACGACGGTATACCAGGCGCGCGACGCCGCCGCCTCGCAGCAGCTCGCGCAGGTACTGGGTGACGACGTCGTGGCGCGCCAGGCGGGCCAAGCCGCCGCCGAGGTGCCGGGCCTCGCGGGCAGCCGTTGTCTGCGCACGGAAGACGCGGAATCACTGCTAGCGAGGCACTGGTGCGTGGGCACCAACGACCGGTACACGTTCAAAGCGGTTGCCCGCGACCTGAACAACGCCCATCAGCAGATCGCGGCCCAGTATCTGATGCTGGGCGGATAGCCAGCGCTCAGTTCGGGATCTTCTCCAAGATCCGGTTGGCGATCGTCACGTTCTGCTCGGCCAGGTTGCTGCCCATGATCTGCACATCGACCAGTACGTTGTTCTTCGCCGCGATGGCACGGGTGACGGCGACCGGCGAATTGTCGTTGACGTTGCGCAATGACGTGACGCCACCTCCGGCGTCGACCGGCTCGCCCAGCGTGAACGCCGCCTGCTGGCCCTGCACAATCATCTTCCACACGAACTGCTTGTTCGCGCAGCGGCGCCACTGCTCGACGTAGTTGGCCAGGGCGCGCTGCGCGGCCGCCGCGCTGTCGAAGGTGACCACCGACTCGCCGAGCATCAGCGATGGGGTCGGCGACTGGACTTGGCTGGCGCCGTGGAACTTCCGGTAGCCGGTGCCTTCGTAGGCGGGCGGCGCGCCGCCGCTGAAGGAGCTGGCGCAGTTCTCCGGCTCGTACACCTGCTGGCTGGGATCCGGTACCGCCACACCCGTGGAGTTCGGCCCCTCGATCAACTGCGGATTGTCCATGATGGTCTTGAGCTCCTCGAGGCTCGGCAGCAACTCC
The sequence above is drawn from the Mycobacterium gallinarum genome and encodes:
- a CDS encoding sensor domain-containing protein yields the protein MRQHQWASSGSVRGRTRVALALSSAAVLAIGTACGGESAAPTEESTAEASATSTSSTPPPPPTPAPVAAAKLPELLPSLEELKTIMDNPQLIEGPNSTGVAVPDPSQQVYEPENCASSFSGGAPPAYEGTGYRKFHGASQVQSPTPSLMLGESVVTFDSAAAAQRALANYVEQWRRCANKQFVWKMIVQGQQAAFTLGEPVDAGGGVTSLRNVNDNSPVAVTRAIAAKNNVLVDVQIMGSNLAEQNVTIANRILEKIPN